A DNA window from Carassius auratus strain Wakin unplaced genomic scaffold, ASM336829v1 scaf_tig00214965, whole genome shotgun sequence contains the following coding sequences:
- the LOC113093331 gene encoding gastrula zinc finger protein XlCGF8.2DB-like, translated as MKIKEERQDTKEVEEMYPDQKDHDVNGEKSLSRSTKKTEVKRPFSCSQCEKSFTRKGYLKNHMLIHAGIKPFTCPQCGKSFISKGILRDHMLIHTGIKSFSCSQCGKSFIQESQLENHLVTHTSEKPFSCSQCGKSFKNKSNIKRHMLIHTGIKSFSCPQCRKTFTQKSSLKGHMLIHAGIKSFSCSQCGKSFTHKSYLRRHMLIHTGIKSFSCSQCGKSFKQKSHIKKHLVTHTSEKPFSCSQCGKSFKNTSILKRHMLIHAGIKSFSCSQCGKGFTQKEHLKNHLVTHTSEKPFSCSQCGNTFTFKSTLKRHMLIHTGIKPFSCSQCGKSFTYKSSLKDHMLIHTGIKPFSCSQCGKCFTLKPNLKKHMLIHTLVNSFS; from the coding sequence ATGAAAATTAAAGAAGAAAGACAAGATACAAAAGAGGTGGAAGAGATGTATCCGGATCAGAAAGATCATGATGTCAATGGAGAAAAATCATTGAGTCGCAGCACCAAAAAAACAGAAGTCAAgaggcctttcagctgctctcagtgtgaaaagagtttCACACGTAAGGGATACCTTAAgaatcacatgttaattcatgctggaataaagcctttcacctgtccacagtgtggaaagagtttcataaGTAAAGGAATCCTGAGGGATCACATGTTAATCCATACTGGGATAAagtctttcagctgctctcagtgtggaaagagttttatacAGGAAAGTCAACTTGAAAATCATTTGGTAACTCACACTTCAGAAAAACCTTtctcctgctctcagtgtggaaagagttttaaaaataaatcaaacattaagaggcacatgttaattcatactgggataaagtCGTTCAGCTGCCCTCAGTGTAGAAAGACATTTACACAGAAATCAAGCCTTAAGggtcacatgttaattcatgctgggataaagtctttctcctgctctcaatgtggaaagagttttacacataAATCATACCTTAGGAGGCACATGTTAATCCATACTGGGATCAagtctttcagctgctctcagtgtggaaagagtttcaaacagaaaagtcatattaaaaaacatttggtaactcacacttcagaaaaacctttctcctgctctcagtgtggaaagagttttaaaaATACTTCAATCCTTAAgaggcacatgttaattcatgctggaatCAAGTcattcagctgctctcagtgtggaaagggtttTACACAGAAAGAACACCTTAAGAATCATTTGGTAACTCACACTTCAGAAaaacctttcagctgctctcagtgtggaaacactttcacatttaaatcaacccttaagaggcacatgttaattcatactgggataaagcctttctcctgctctcagtgtggaaagagttttacatatAAATCAAGTCTAAAggatcacatgttaattcatactgggattaagcctttcagctgctctcagtgtggaaagtgttttacaCTTAAACCAAACCTTAAaaagcacatgttaattcatactcTGGTGAATTCTTTCAGCTGA
- the LOC113093332 gene encoding gastrula zinc finger protein XlCGF8.2DB-like has translation MKIKEERRDTKEVEEMYPDQKDHDVNGEKSLSRSTKKTEVKRPFSCSQCGKRFTRKGYLKTHMLIHAGIKPFTCPQCGKSFISKGILRDHMLIHTGIKSFSCSQCGKSFIQKNRLKNHLVTHTSEKPFSCSQCGKSFKKKSNIKRHMLIHTGIKSFSCSQCRKTFTQKSSLKDHMLIHAGIKSFSCSQCGKSFTHKSYLRRHMLIHTGIKSFSCSQCGKSFTEKSQLKKHLVTHTSEKPFSCSQCGKSFINKSVLKRHMLVHTGIKSFSCSQCGNTFTHKSSLKDHMLIHTGIKSFCCSQCGKSFINKSNLNRHMLVHTGMNSFNCFQCGTNFRHKGQLKIHLVTHSS, from the coding sequence ATGAAAATTAAAGAAGAAAGACGAGATACGAAAGAGGTGGAAGAGATGTATCCGGATCAGAAAGATCATGATGTCAATGGAGAAAAATCATTGAGTCGCAGCACTAAAAAAACAGAAGTCAAACGGCCCTTCAGCTGCTCTCAATGTGGAAAGCGTTTCACACGTAAGGGATACCTTAAGactcacatgttaattcatgctggaataaagcctttcacctgtccacagtgtggaaagagtttcataaGTAAAGGAATCCTGAGGGATCACATGTTAATCCATACTGGGATAAagtctttcagctgctctcagtgtggaaagagttttatacAGAAAAATCGACTTAAAAATCATTTGGTAACTCACACTTCAGAAAAACCTTtctcctgctctcagtgtggaaagagttttaaaaaaaagtcaaacattaagaggcacatgttaattcatactgggataaagtcattcagctgctctcagtgtagAAAGACATTTACACAGAAATCAAGCCTAAAggatcacatgttaattcatgctgggataaagtctttctcctgctctcagtgtggaaagagttttacacataAATCATACCTTAGGAGGCACATGTTAATCCATACTGGGATCAagtctttcagctgctctcaatgTGGAAAGAGCTTTACAGAGAAAAGTcaacttaaaaaacatttggtaactcacacttcagaaaaacctttctcctgctctcaatgtggaaagagttttataaataaatcagtccTTAAGAGGCACATGTTAGTTCATACTGGGATAAagtctttcagctgctctcagtgtggaaataCTTTTACACATAAATCAAGCCTAAAggatcacatgttaattcatactgggataaagtCTTTCTGCTGCTCTCAATGTGGAAAgagctttataaataaatcaaaccttAATAGGCACATGTTAGTTCATACTGGGATGAACTCTTTCAACTGCTTTCAGTGTGGAACGAATTTCAGACACAAAGGACAACTTAAGATTCATTTGGTAACTCACTCTTCATAA